The following coding sequences are from one Alphaproteobacteria bacterium window:
- a CDS encoding DUF924 domain-containing protein: protein MNLRKRKAQARGREAAETEAAIRGVLDFWFAGPPGEFRQAWFAKDDAFDAECRAKLGPLAERAAKGELKSWLDTEEGSLALILLLDQAPRNLHRGTAQAFATDAMALAAARATVAKGFDRALDPAARMFVYLPFEHAEDRAAQDEACALMEALPETPWRANVVDYAHKHRAVIAEFGRFPHRNAILGRPDTEAEKAYLAKPGAGF from the coding sequence ATGAATTTGCGCAAGCGTAAAGCCCAGGCGCGCGGGCGCGAAGCGGCCGAAACCGAAGCGGCGATCCGCGGCGTGCTCGATTTCTGGTTCGCGGGTCCGCCGGGCGAATTCCGTCAAGCGTGGTTCGCGAAGGATGACGCGTTCGACGCCGAATGCCGCGCGAAACTGGGGCCGCTCGCCGAGCGCGCGGCGAAGGGCGAACTCAAATCCTGGCTCGACACGGAGGAGGGCTCGCTCGCCCTCATCCTTTTGCTCGACCAAGCGCCGCGCAATCTCCATCGGGGTACGGCGCAAGCCTTCGCGACCGACGCGATGGCGCTGGCGGCCGCGCGCGCGACGGTGGCGAAAGGCTTCGACCGCGCGCTCGACCCGGCCGCGCGGATGTTCGTCTATCTGCCTTTCGAACACGCCGAAGACCGCGCCGCCCAGGACGAGGCTTGCGCCCTGATGGAAGCGCTGCCCGAAACGCCGTGGCGTGCGAACGTCGTCGATTACGCCCATAAACATCGCGCCGTGATCGCCGAATTCGGTCGATTCCCGCATCGCAACGCCATTCTCGGTCGGCCGGATACCGAGGCCGAAAAGGCCTATTTGGCCAAGCCGGGCGCTGGTTTCTGA
- a CDS encoding Bcr/CflA family multidrug efflux MFS transporter, with translation MFKALEGGPRPDPWPGDRVFVAVLGGLMGLTPLSVDMYLPALPAIGREFAASQHEVQLTLGVFFAGFGIGQLVWGPIGDRFGRRWPTLAGLLIFAAGSIAAALAPNNDFLIAARFVQAVGACVTPVMVRAMVRDVFDRERAGVMMSMMMLVMGAAPMLAPMIGGVVELWLGWRAIFVVLLIATLIVLSVLFKIPETHGEGKRRSAHWRSILAAYTELAFNRRFLSYAFGGAFFFGAMFAYIAGTPFVYIEIFGVPPQYYGFLFGLNVIAMMMSSTLNGRFMPRFGLDRTLRFGHTFAVFVGLAILAVGITGFGGLAGLVVTIFLYMFTMGAIGANSMAGAMSPFPHIAGAASALAGALQFAVGALTSVLVGLFDNGTALPMCAVMAGCAALAFLSNRLAPRV, from the coding sequence ATGTTCAAGGCGTTGGAAGGCGGGCCCCGGCCGGATCCCTGGCCGGGCGACAGGGTTTTCGTGGCCGTTCTGGGCGGGTTGATGGGCCTGACCCCGCTCTCGGTCGATATGTATTTGCCGGCTTTGCCGGCGATCGGGCGCGAGTTCGCGGCCAGCCAGCACGAGGTGCAACTCACTCTCGGCGTGTTCTTCGCCGGGTTCGGCATCGGGCAGCTCGTCTGGGGCCCGATCGGCGACAGGTTCGGCCGCCGCTGGCCGACATTGGCGGGATTGCTGATCTTCGCCGCCGGATCGATCGCGGCGGCACTCGCCCCCAACAACGATTTCCTGATCGCCGCGCGATTCGTTCAGGCGGTGGGTGCTTGCGTGACACCGGTCATGGTGCGCGCGATGGTGCGCGACGTGTTCGACCGCGAGCGCGCGGGCGTGATGATGTCGATGATGATGCTGGTGATGGGGGCGGCCCCCATGCTCGCCCCGATGATCGGCGGCGTCGTCGAATTATGGCTGGGCTGGCGCGCGATCTTCGTCGTGCTGTTGATCGCGACGCTGATCGTGCTGTCGGTGCTGTTCAAAATCCCCGAAACGCATGGCGAAGGAAAGCGCCGCTCGGCGCATTGGCGGTCGATCCTCGCGGCCTATACCGAACTCGCGTTCAACCGCCGCTTCCTGTCCTACGCCTTCGGCGGCGCGTTCTTTTTCGGCGCGATGTTCGCCTATATCGCCGGCACGCCCTTCGTCTATATCGAGATCTTCGGCGTGCCGCCGCAATATTACGGCTTCCTGTTCGGCTTGAACGTGATCGCGATGATGATGTCGAGCACGCTCAACGGCCGCTTCATGCCGCGCTTCGGGCTCGACCGTACATTGCGCTTCGGCCACACATTCGCGGTGTTCGTGGGCCTCGCCATTCTTGCGGTCGGCATCACCGGTTTCGGCGGATTGGCCGGGCTGGTCGTCACGATCTTCCTCTACATGTTCACGATGGGCGCGATCGGCGCCAATTCGATGGCCGGCGCCATGTCGCCGTTCCCGCATATTGCGGGGGCGGCCTCGGCCTTGGCGGGGGCGCTTCAATTCGCGGTCGGCGCGCTGACCAGCGTGCTTGTGGGGCTGTTCGATAACGGCACGGCCTTGCCGATGTGCGCCGTCATGGCGGGTTGCGCGGCGCTCGCGTTCCTGTCCAACCGATTGGCGCCGCGCGTATGA
- a CDS encoding MBL fold metallo-hydrolase, whose protein sequence is MPNAITVESVFDPVTGTVGYVVADRKARRAAVIDPVLDYDPKASRTSTATAEKLAALIGDCALDWVIETHAHADHLSAAPWFKRRFGAKIATGTRVGKVQATWAGILNLGPDFPVDGRQFDRLLAEGDTIDIGAAKLTVWSTPGHTPSCTMLVLETGAGPAQIFLGDTMFMPDLGTARCDFPGGDARTLYRSIRRVLALPGDTILHVCHDYPPETRGPLVSTTVAEQRAGNIHVRDGVDEDSFVKMRETRDKTLAAPVLLLPSIQVNIRAGELPPAEANGTRYLKIPLDAI, encoded by the coding sequence ATGCCGAACGCGATCACCGTCGAGTCCGTATTCGATCCCGTGACGGGCACGGTCGGCTATGTCGTCGCCGATCGCAAGGCCCGCCGCGCGGCGGTGATCGATCCGGTCCTCGATTACGATCCCAAGGCGAGCCGGACCTCGACCGCGACGGCCGAGAAGCTCGCCGCGCTGATCGGGGATTGCGCCCTCGACTGGGTGATCGAAACCCATGCCCATGCCGACCATCTATCGGCCGCACCTTGGTTCAAACGGCGCTTCGGCGCCAAGATCGCGACGGGAACCCGCGTCGGCAAGGTGCAGGCGACTTGGGCAGGCATTCTCAATCTCGGCCCGGATTTTCCGGTCGACGGGCGGCAATTCGATCGTCTGCTGGCGGAGGGCGATACGATCGATATCGGGGCCGCGAAGCTCACGGTGTGGAGCACGCCCGGTCACACGCCGTCCTGCACCATGCTGGTGCTGGAAACGGGCGCCGGGCCGGCGCAAATCTTTCTGGGCGACACGATGTTCATGCCCGATCTGGGCACGGCGCGCTGCGACTTTCCCGGCGGCGACGCGCGCACGCTGTATCGCTCGATCCGGCGCGTTTTGGCGTTGCCGGGCGATACGATCCTGCATGTCTGCCATGACTATCCGCCGGAAACGCGGGGGCCGCTTGTGTCCACGACCGTCGCCGAACAGCGCGCCGGTAACATCCATGTCCGCGACGGAGTCGACGAGGATTCCTTCGTGAAAATGCGGGAAACCCGCGACAAGACGCTGGCCGCCCCCGTGCTGCTGCTGCCCTCGATCCAGGTCAATATAAGGGCCGGCGAATTGCCGCCGGCCGAAGCGAACGGCACGCGCTATCTGAAAATCCCGCTCGACGCGATCTAA
- a CDS encoding rhodanese-like domain-containing protein → MSVPMNEVDAATLKTWMDRGEAVLVDVREENEFARESIPGATLVPLSKFDPAQVPAANGKKLVVHCLSGKRSANAQAQLAKAGISAINFSGGIMGWKAAGLPIRENKSAPLPMMRQVQIAAGSLVLTGAVLGAFAHPGFYALSAAVGAGLIFAGITGWCGMTSVLGLLPYNRASKG, encoded by the coding sequence ATGTCCGTTCCGATGAATGAAGTCGACGCCGCGACGCTGAAGACCTGGATGGATCGCGGCGAAGCCGTGCTGGTCGATGTGCGCGAGGAGAACGAATTCGCGCGCGAGAGCATTCCGGGCGCGACGCTTGTCCCGCTGTCGAAATTCGATCCGGCGCAGGTCCCGGCCGCGAACGGCAAGAAGCTGGTCGTGCATTGCCTGTCCGGCAAGCGCTCGGCCAACGCGCAAGCCCAGCTCGCCAAAGCGGGTATCTCGGCGATCAACTTTTCCGGCGGCATCATGGGCTGGAAGGCGGCGGGCCTGCCGATCCGCGAGAATAAATCCGCGCCCTTGCCGATGATGCGCCAAGTGCAGATCGCGGCGGGATCGCTGGTGCTGACCGGCGCGGTGCTGGGCGCCTTCGCGCATCCCGGGTTCTACGCCCTGTCGGCCGCCGTGGGTGCCGGGTTGATCTTCGCAGGAATCACCGGCTGGTGCGGCATGACCAGCGTGCTGGGGCTTCTGCCGTATAACCGCGCTTCCAAGGGCTGA